From the Leptolyngbya sp. O-77 genome, one window contains:
- a CDS encoding SDR family NAD(P)-dependent oxidoreductase: protein MAFLFTGQGSQYSQMGRSLYDAQPVFRQAIAQCNEILQPLLGLSLPELLYDDAQADRLQQTRYAQPALFAVEYALYELWRSWGVQPDVVLGHSIGEYVAACVAGVFSLADALTLVAHRGRLMQAQPPGAMAAVFASAEAVQSTLQSAGITVAIAALNGPQHTVISGETAQIERAIAHVQQQHFAVKPLPVSHAFHSQMMEPMVDEFRAVASQVPFTSPRLPLISNLTGTVCGEEITTPDYWCQQLRQPVQFAASVEQLHQLGCTIALECGPKPVLVGMGKAIQKAWQNDEKSESKAHSQNRSTEILNGSSESFSNHSKNYTQNHSEIQWITSLSPTQDNWTSLIYSLQQLYCNGVPIDWRGFDQPYIRQRLSLPTYPFQRQRYWLDVQPTSVTLRPRSTSEHPLLGQKIATPRTTLFDTQLRLDALPFLADHRIHGAIAFPGAAYLEMALAAGAKLLPSAPLQLANMVLSQPLVLDEETGAGRSRQRCGAISLQTSLSPNGTGYTVEIHSCCDDGEWTLHAHGTLSGSVAPIPTPNLSQLQQTHTAEIDWAALLDSFPSVDYGPQFHGVKRVWQQAQEFPESVLAYVQIPDSLKPQAEHYKIHPALLDSCFQIVLALAPEHSFPYVPISLDCLQFCNHSSIHLWSYATVTQRTADVLTADVFLFDKQGNPVLAIAGLTAKAVSPQAWGRTPDASRWLYELAWQPASRPALLDSTSAGHWLIFADAQGVAQQLIECLDAAQQTYTVAVSSDRPSALPAAQRVKGDRPDEFLALIQQVLQDNPAIRGVVYLWGLDAAAIADTTAAYAGALHLTQALIQKGIQAPLWLVTQGSQSPNITAETQAAGVAQAPLWGLGRAIALEYPALQCRCLDLEPGAASDAGAALWVEMRSGAADACVAIHGGQRYVAQIQPYTAALLGGDRALQLQIAERGSLDRLTWETVERRSPAADEIELRVLAAGLNFRDVLNALGRYPGEAGPLGLECVGEVVRVGAAVRDVAPGDVVVAIAPGCFSQFVTISARLAVPKPATLTLVEAATLPTAMLTADYALRTIGNLQSGERVLIHAAAGGVGLAAVQLAQQIGAEIFATASPSKWSALQQRGVTRLYSSRSLDFAAEIVRDAGSQPIDLVLNSLTGDFMLKSAALLAPGGRFVEIGKPDPALVWQLRQLRPDVQYTAIDLMQVTTQQPDQIQTMLRRVIAQIEAGQLQPLPHTQFQRDRPIDAFRYMQQAQHIGKVAIEFAKPSFAPRPNSVYVITGGLGGLGLQVAKALIKWGATHLLLLGRTAPSPAIAAELATWEQSGATVATAQLDLADDAAVTNFFQAQRPFADLPIRGVFHAAGVLDDGAIANQTPQRFERVMAAKLRGAWTLHHLSQDWTLDCFVLFSSAASVLGSAGQANYAAANAGLDALAHLRRSLGLPALSINWGPWATVGMAARRADGFQTQGMELLAPKTGVTILKALLSEATPQVAVLPYAKPRVPDSPAPVPAPTWFDELRQLPAGDRPSALAARLQQVVAKLLGCPAASLDPHQGFTDLGLDSLTTIELTHQLQQQVSQPLPNALLYSYPTIATLTEYLLHLLEPNSDSAESSASSTQKNAAANGSKNDSSRETPNSFANRLANDPEAAIAQLTEAEAEALLLRELDRLNP, encoded by the coding sequence GTGGCGTTTTTGTTCACCGGGCAAGGGTCGCAGTATTCCCAAATGGGGCGATCGCTCTACGACGCGCAGCCCGTGTTTCGGCAGGCGATCGCCCAGTGCAACGAAATTTTGCAGCCGCTGCTGGGCTTGTCGCTGCCGGAACTGCTCTACGACGACGCGCAGGCCGACCGCCTCCAGCAGACCCGCTATGCCCAGCCCGCGCTGTTTGCCGTCGAGTATGCCCTGTATGAACTGTGGCGATCCTGGGGCGTGCAGCCCGATGTCGTCTTGGGGCACAGCATTGGCGAATATGTGGCGGCCTGCGTGGCGGGCGTGTTCAGCCTGGCAGACGCGCTGACGCTGGTGGCGCACCGGGGGCGGCTGATGCAAGCGCAGCCTCCCGGCGCAATGGCAGCGGTGTTTGCCAGCGCCGAAGCCGTCCAATCCACCCTGCAATCTGCCGGAATCACCGTGGCGATCGCCGCCCTCAACGGCCCGCAGCATACGGTGATTTCCGGTGAAACGGCACAGATTGAGCGAGCGATCGCCCACGTTCAGCAGCAGCACTTCGCCGTGAAGCCGCTGCCCGTGTCCCACGCCTTCCACTCCCAAATGATGGAGCCGATGGTGGACGAATTTCGGGCCGTTGCCAGCCAGGTTCCATTCACTAGCCCCCGCCTCCCGCTCATCTCCAACCTCACGGGAACGGTTTGCGGCGAGGAAATAACGACACCGGACTACTGGTGTCAGCAGTTGCGCCAGCCCGTGCAGTTTGCCGCCAGCGTGGAGCAGTTGCATCAACTTGGCTGCACGATTGCGTTGGAATGTGGCCCCAAACCCGTACTAGTTGGCATGGGCAAAGCCATTCAAAAAGCCTGGCAGAACGATGAAAAATCTGAATCTAAGGCGCATTCTCAAAATCGTTCTACAGAGATTCTTAATGGCAGCTCAGAATCATTCTCAAATCATTCTAAAAACTATACTCAAAACCATTCAGAAATTCAGTGGATCACTAGCCTGTCTCCCACTCAGGACAATTGGACTTCGCTGATCTACAGCCTCCAGCAGCTTTACTGCAATGGGGTCCCGATCGACTGGCGCGGATTCGATCAGCCCTATATCCGACAGCGCCTGTCGCTGCCCACCTATCCCTTCCAGCGGCAGCGCTACTGGCTGGATGTCCAGCCTACAAGCGTCACGCTTCGACCACGTTCCACATCGGAGCATCCGCTGCTGGGTCAAAAAATTGCCACGCCCCGCACCACGCTATTTGATACGCAGCTTCGGCTAGATGCCCTGCCGTTTTTGGCTGATCACCGGATTCATGGCGCGATCGCCTTTCCCGGCGCAGCCTATCTGGAAATGGCGCTGGCGGCCGGGGCAAAGCTGCTGCCATCTGCACCGCTTCAGCTTGCAAACATGGTGCTGTCGCAACCGCTGGTGCTGGATGAGGAAACGGGCGCAGGGCGATCGCGCCAGCGTTGCGGAGCAATATCGCTCCAGACCAGCCTTTCCCCCAACGGAACCGGATACACTGTCGAAATCCATAGTTGCTGCGACGATGGCGAGTGGACGCTGCACGCTCACGGCACCCTCAGCGGATCTGTGGCCCCGATTCCCACCCCCAATCTCTCCCAACTCCAGCAAACCCACACGGCCGAAATCGACTGGGCCGCACTGCTGGACTCCTTTCCCAGTGTGGACTACGGGCCACAGTTTCACGGCGTAAAACGAGTCTGGCAACAGGCGCAAGAGTTTCCTGAAAGCGTTCTGGCGTATGTGCAGATTCCTGATTCTCTGAAGCCTCAAGCAGAACACTACAAGATTCATCCTGCTTTGCTCGATTCCTGCTTTCAGATTGTTCTGGCGCTTGCCCCTGAGCATTCGTTTCCCTATGTTCCCATCAGTCTCGATTGCTTACAGTTTTGCAATCATTCCTCTATTCATCTCTGGAGTTATGCGACCGTTACTCAGCGGACTGCTGACGTGCTGACGGCTGATGTTTTCCTGTTCGACAAGCAGGGAAACCCCGTGCTGGCGATCGCCGGATTGACCGCCAAAGCCGTTTCGCCGCAGGCATGGGGCCGCACGCCCGACGCTTCTCGCTGGCTCTACGAACTGGCGTGGCAGCCCGCGTCTCGTCCCGCATTGCTCGACTCCACATCCGCAGGGCACTGGCTCATCTTTGCCGACGCTCAGGGCGTGGCGCAGCAGTTGATCGAATGTCTGGATGCAGCGCAGCAGACCTACACCGTTGCGGTTTCGAGCGATCGCCCATCGGCTCTGCCCGCAGCACAGCGGGTAAAGGGCGATCGCCCCGACGAATTCCTGGCGCTCATCCAGCAGGTTTTGCAGGATAACCCGGCGATACGCGGTGTCGTTTACCTCTGGGGACTGGATGCGGCCGCGATCGCAGACACCACAGCCGCCTACGCCGGAGCGCTCCACCTGACGCAAGCGCTGATTCAGAAGGGCATTCAGGCTCCGCTGTGGCTGGTGACGCAGGGCAGCCAGTCGCCCAACATCACTGCTGAAACCCAGGCGGCAGGCGTGGCGCAAGCTCCGCTGTGGGGGCTGGGCCGGGCGATCGCCCTGGAATATCCTGCCCTCCAGTGCCGCTGCCTCGATCTGGAGCCGGGTGCAGCCTCCGACGCAGGGGCAGCGCTGTGGGTAGAAATGCGGTCTGGCGCGGCGGATGCCTGCGTAGCGATTCACGGGGGACAGCGCTATGTTGCTCAGATTCAGCCCTATACAGCCGCTCTGCTGGGGGGCGATCGCGCTTTGCAACTCCAGATAGCAGAACGAGGCAGTCTTGATCGGCTCACCTGGGAAACGGTCGAGCGGCGATCGCCCGCAGCCGACGAAATCGAACTGCGAGTGCTGGCGGCGGGGCTGAACTTTCGCGATGTGCTAAATGCGCTGGGGCGCTATCCCGGCGAGGCGGGCCCCCTGGGGCTGGAGTGCGTGGGGGAAGTCGTGCGCGTCGGCGCGGCAGTGCGAGACGTTGCACCGGGTGACGTAGTGGTGGCGATCGCCCCCGGTTGCTTCAGCCAGTTTGTCACCATTTCGGCAAGGCTAGCCGTTCCCAAACCCGCGACGCTGACCCTTGTCGAAGCCGCTACCCTCCCCACGGCAATGCTCACCGCCGACTACGCGCTGCGAACCATCGGCAATCTGCAATCAGGCGAACGGGTGCTGATTCACGCGGCGGCGGGCGGCGTGGGGCTGGCGGCGGTGCAACTGGCGCAACAGATCGGCGCGGAGATTTTCGCCACTGCTTCCCCCAGCAAGTGGTCGGCATTGCAACAGCGGGGCGTGACTCGGCTTTACAGTTCGCGATCGCTCGATTTTGCCGCCGAGATCGTCCGCGATGCGGGCAGCCAGCCCATCGACCTGGTGCTAAATTCCCTCACGGGCGACTTTATGCTCAAAAGCGCGGCGCTGCTGGCTCCTGGTGGCCGCTTTGTGGAAATCGGCAAGCCCGATCCGGCATTGGTCTGGCAACTGCGACAACTCCGCCCTGACGTGCAGTACACCGCCATCGACCTGATGCAGGTGACCACGCAGCAGCCCGACCAGATTCAGACCATGCTGCGACGGGTGATAGCGCAAATAGAGGCGGGTCAGCTTCAGCCGCTGCCCCACACGCAGTTTCAGCGTGATCGCCCGATCGATGCCTTCCGCTATATGCAGCAGGCGCAGCACATCGGCAAAGTGGCGATCGAGTTCGCTAAACCATCCTTTGCGCCGCGTCCCAATAGTGTGTACGTCATCACAGGCGGGCTGGGCGGATTGGGCTTGCAGGTGGCGAAGGCTCTAATCAAATGGGGCGCAACGCACCTGTTGCTGCTGGGGCGAACCGCCCCCAGTCCGGCGATCGCCGCAGAGTTGGCAACCTGGGAGCAATCCGGCGCAACCGTCGCCACTGCCCAACTCGACTTGGCGGACGATGCCGCCGTGACGAACTTTTTCCAGGCCCAGCGCCCCTTTGCCGACTTGCCAATTCGCGGTGTGTTTCATGCAGCGGGCGTGCTGGACGACGGGGCGATCGCCAACCAGACCCCACAGCGGTTTGAGCGGGTGATGGCGGCCAAACTGCGGGGCGCGTGGACGCTGCATCACCTCAGCCAGGACTGGACGCTGGACTGCTTCGTACTGTTTTCCTCCGCCGCCTCAGTGCTGGGGTCAGCCGGACAAGCCAACTACGCCGCCGCCAACGCCGGACTGGACGCGCTGGCTCACCTGCGGCGATCGCTCGGCCTGCCCGCCCTCAGCATCAACTGGGGCCCCTGGGCAACCGTAGGGATGGCCGCCCGCCGCGCCGACGGCTTCCAAACCCAGGGCATGGAGCTGCTCGCCCCCAAAACGGGCGTGACCATTCTCAAAGCGCTGCTCTCAGAAGCCACGCCCCAAGTCGCTGTGCTGCCCTACGCCAAACCACGAGTTCCCGACTCGCCCGCCCCCGTTCCCGCCCCGACCTGGTTTGACGAACTTCGCCAACTGCCAGCGGGCGATCGCCCGTCCGCCCTGGCCGCCCGCCTCCAGCAAGTTGTCGCTAAACTGCTGGGTTGCCCCGCTGCCAGCCTCGACCCCCACCAGGGCTTCACCGATCTCGGCCTCGACTCCCTCACCACCATCGAGCTAACCCACCAGTTGCAACAGCAAGTGTCCCAGCCGCTGCCCAACGCGCTGCTCTACAGCTATCCCACGATCGCCACCCTTACGGAATACCTGCTGCATCTGCTTGAACCAAACTCTGACAGTGCCGAATCATCTGCATCGTCAACTCAAAAGAACGCGGCAGCGAACGGAAGCAAGAATGACTCTTCACGCGAAACCCCGAACAGCTTCGCGAATCGTCTGGCGAACGATCCCGAAGCGGCGATCGCCCAACTTACGGAAGCCGAAGCCGAAGCTCTCCTTCTGCGCGAACTCGATCGCCTCAACCCCTAA